In one window of Dyella thiooxydans DNA:
- a CDS encoding nuclear transport factor 2 family protein codes for MRPLIDRYIDAYNRIDVDAMLLTLHPAIVFENHAGGQRTLRTEGLLDFDRLARSTQPLFSARRQVITAYREQGDTAWAEIQFDGIFAIDLPNGIRAGQRIAMPGRSEYRVFDGLLVYIADHSA; via the coding sequence ATGCGCCCCCTGATCGACCGCTACATCGACGCCTACAACCGCATCGACGTCGACGCGATGCTGCTCACCCTGCATCCGGCGATCGTGTTCGAGAACCATGCCGGTGGCCAGCGCACGCTGCGCACCGAGGGCCTGCTCGATTTCGACCGCCTCGCCCGCAGCACGCAGCCGCTGTTCAGCGCACGCCGGCAGGTGATCACCGCCTACCGCGAACAGGGCGACACCGCCTGGGCCGAGATCCAGTTCGACGGCATCTTCGCCATCGATCTGCCCAACGGCATCCGCGCCGGCCAGCGCATCGCCATGCCCGGCCGCTCCGAGTACCGCGTGTTCGACGGCCTGCTGGTCTACATCGCCGACCACAGCGCGTAG
- a CDS encoding OmpA family protein — MIDEVELDAESTAPIWAFGDLMSVLLGAFVLILVGVIGVQLQLSHKLEVAEQQRQAELQRRTTLEKALATPLAQGRVTLVNGRIGIRGNLLFALNSDQLQPEGRQLIQSLAAPLAQYLQSRDELLMVSGFTDDQPVHGDNRKFTDNWELSAQRALTVTRALIAAGVPANAVFAAAFGAQQPVSANNDEAGRAKNRRVEIAPIPRSSAGNTATKDVAPGHAP, encoded by the coding sequence ATGATCGACGAAGTCGAACTCGACGCCGAATCCACCGCCCCCATCTGGGCCTTCGGCGACCTGATGTCGGTGCTGCTCGGCGCCTTCGTGCTGATCCTGGTCGGCGTCATCGGCGTGCAGCTGCAGCTCTCGCACAAGCTGGAAGTGGCCGAGCAGCAGCGCCAGGCCGAACTGCAACGCCGCACCACGCTGGAGAAAGCGCTCGCCACGCCGCTGGCGCAGGGTCGCGTCACCCTGGTCAACGGCCGCATCGGCATTCGTGGCAACCTGCTGTTCGCGCTCAACTCCGACCAGCTGCAGCCGGAAGGCCGGCAACTGATCCAGAGCCTGGCCGCGCCACTGGCGCAGTACCTGCAATCGCGCGACGAGCTGCTGATGGTCAGCGGCTTCACCGACGACCAGCCGGTGCACGGTGACAACCGCAAGTTCACCGACAACTGGGAACTGTCCGCCCAGCGCGCACTCACCGTCACCCGCGCGCTGATCGCCGCCGGCGTGCCCGCCAATGCGGTGTTCGCCGCCGCCTTCGGCGCGCAGCAGCCGGTCAGCGCCAACAACGACGAGGCCGGCCGCGCGAAGAACCGCCGCGTGGAGATCGCGCCGATCCCGCGCTCCTCGGCCGGCAACACCGCCACGAAAGACGTTGCCCCCGGTCATGCGCCCTGA
- a CDS encoding DUF2894 domain-containing protein: MRPDDTATAIRAQLIAALEQRAAAVDGEARRVLDARLAELRALHADAMDNASDAAPERRQPGPLRELVDQLAREAPADRASYPELPALTDFRQRWSTLRADSQLQHSVAHIPTDAGPLNSTALASRAIALMRELSPGYLRAFLAYVDDLAWLEQVGSASPATGSTSARKRTPRKPLQ, translated from the coding sequence ATGCGCCCTGACGACACCGCCACGGCCATCCGCGCGCAGCTGATCGCCGCGCTGGAACAACGTGCCGCGGCCGTCGACGGCGAAGCGCGCCGCGTGCTCGACGCGCGACTGGCCGAACTGCGCGCGCTTCACGCCGATGCAATGGACAATGCGAGCGACGCTGCGCCGGAACGCCGCCAACCCGGCCCCCTGCGCGAACTGGTCGACCAGCTCGCCCGCGAAGCGCCAGCCGACCGCGCCAGTTATCCCGAACTCCCCGCCCTCACCGACTTCCGCCAGCGCTGGTCCACCCTGCGCGCCGACAGCCAGCTCCAGCACTCCGTCGCGCACATCCCCACCGACGCCGGCCCACTCAACTCCACCGCCCTCGCCAGCCGCGCCATCGCCCTGATGCGCGAACTGTCCCCCGGCTACCTGCGCGCGTTCCTCGCCTACGTGGATGACCTCGCGTGGCTGGAGCAGGTCGGGAGCGCAAGCCCCGCGACCGGTTCCACCTCCGCCCGGAAGCGCACGCCTCGCAAGCCGCTCCAGTAA
- a CDS encoding GGDEF domain-containing protein: protein MELLLLWRWSTLVQATSDLIIAVFFVSLALSLRRRELGPWLGAWLFNLSALLVTIAYWLAQPVSSRTVAVFAGFGYVFGKTMFVALMVIGADRFRGRPYADSGFAKVAVVVALFAAVTAWAVHSTDQLGVIQETVIALAFGGGALRLLRSAGFGWVAVGFSLRAMLSVAAVACYGIQWVSGAPQPGTILAYFVASHSSFDTGAEWVIALGCLLATYRLIQRELSESNTELRTARDQMQQLLHRDQLTGVFNRRALPIMLAEARKVGATVLFFDLDHFKRINDELGHSSGDASLARFARALQASFRTDDQVIRYAGDEFVVVAQDMDPTAIATRVQSVREQLQHADALTPAISFSAGVAVLPPQGNPDAVLREADQAMYDAKARRQPVDA, encoded by the coding sequence ATGGAACTGTTGCTGTTGTGGCGCTGGAGCACGCTGGTCCAGGCCACGTCCGACCTGATCATCGCGGTGTTCTTCGTCTCGCTGGCGCTGTCGCTGCGCCGGCGTGAGCTGGGGCCGTGGCTGGGGGCCTGGTTGTTCAACCTGTCCGCACTGCTGGTCACCATCGCGTACTGGCTGGCGCAGCCGGTCTCCTCGCGCACGGTGGCGGTGTTCGCGGGCTTCGGCTACGTGTTCGGCAAGACCATGTTCGTGGCGCTGATGGTGATCGGCGCGGATCGTTTCCGCGGGCGGCCGTATGCGGATTCGGGCTTTGCGAAGGTAGCGGTCGTTGTCGCGCTGTTCGCCGCGGTGACGGCGTGGGCCGTCCACTCCACCGACCAGCTCGGCGTCATCCAGGAAACCGTGATCGCGCTGGCCTTCGGCGGCGGCGCCCTGCGGTTGCTGCGCAGCGCCGGCTTCGGCTGGGTGGCCGTCGGCTTCAGCCTGCGCGCCATGCTCTCGGTCGCGGCGGTCGCCTGCTACGGCATCCAGTGGGTCTCCGGCGCACCGCAGCCCGGCACCATCCTCGCCTACTTCGTGGCCTCGCATTCCTCGTTCGATACCGGCGCCGAATGGGTGATCGCGCTGGGCTGCCTGCTGGCCACCTACCGGCTGATCCAGCGCGAGCTGAGCGAGTCGAACACCGAACTGCGCACCGCCCGCGACCAGATGCAGCAACTGTTGCATCGCGACCAGCTCACCGGCGTGTTCAATCGTCGCGCGCTGCCGATCATGCTCGCCGAGGCGCGGAAGGTTGGCGCCACCGTGCTGTTCTTCGACCTGGACCATTTCAAGCGGATCAATGACGAGCTTGGTCACTCGTCCGGCGACGCGAGCCTCGCCCGTTTCGCCAGGGCGCTGCAGGCATCGTTCCGCACCGACGACCAGGTCATCCGCTACGCCGGCGACGAGTTCGTGGTGGTGGCGCAGGACATGGACCCGACCGCCATCGCCACGCGGGTGCAGTCGGTGCGCGAGCAGCTGCAGCATGCCGATGCGCTGACGCCCGCGATCAGCTTCTCCGCCGGCGTCGCCGTGCTGCCGCCGCAGGGCAATCCGGACGCCGTGCTGCGTGAGGCCGACCAGGCGATGTACGACGCCAAGGCACGCCGGCAGCCGGTGGATGCCTGA
- a CDS encoding AHH domain-containing protein — protein MTKDASRRSTEEIFAAPVPNLVAMTAAINQSLATSGLNAYSVRNTGIIAKKKRSILYKNGHTLPASAERLLAEAQSNVQHSRKLGRNLQRANPNATRPAGTDAHHIVAREAAAAHPSRVLIFAVGIGINDADNGVVLPRGKNARIPGLSGAAPHQHVHTATYHANVVAELYSADDVGDAGEIRGILRSIGGRLVRGQFAF, from the coding sequence ATGACAAAGGATGCGAGCCGTCGCAGTACCGAAGAAATCTTCGCGGCGCCGGTGCCAAACTTGGTCGCTATGACGGCCGCCATCAACCAGAGTCTGGCGACGAGTGGATTGAATGCTTACTCGGTACGCAACACTGGGATAATCGCGAAGAAAAAGCGCAGCATCCTTTACAAGAACGGCCACACTTTGCCAGCTTCTGCGGAGCGCTTGCTTGCCGAAGCGCAGAGTAACGTGCAGCACTCGCGCAAGCTTGGGCGAAACCTACAGCGAGCCAATCCGAACGCGACGAGACCAGCGGGAACCGATGCGCATCACATCGTGGCTCGGGAGGCGGCAGCGGCCCATCCATCGCGGGTGCTGATCTTCGCTGTCGGGATTGGCATCAACGATGCCGACAACGGCGTGGTCCTACCACGCGGGAAAAATGCCCGCATACCTGGCCTTAGCGGAGCCGCCCCCCATCAGCACGTCCACACCGCGACATATCACGCTAACGTCGTGGCTGAACTCTACAGCGCGGATGATGTTGGTGATGCCGGTGAAATCCGCGGCATTCTCCGCTCCATCGGCGGCCGCCTGGTGCGCGGTCAATTCGCTTTCTGA
- a CDS encoding DUF802 domain-containing protein: MIKNLLLASVFALGLAAIGWIVVGYVGSNPLGMAVALLIGACYLAGAVELFRYRQATVTLRAAVGELAEPPADLGSWLQRLHPGLRHAVRLRVEGERAALPAPAMTPYLVGLLVLLGMLGTLLGMMATLRGTGMALESATDLAAIRGSLAAPVNGLGFAFGTSIAGVASSAMLGLLSALVRRERLQAVQGLDARIATTLRIHSQAHRREESFRLLQQQAAAMPALVDRLQAMAAALEQHSAAAHERLHAEQQAFHRHTEAAYMRLAQSVEQSLKDSAADSARTASDVLQPVVESTLASLARESAAIQASVSAAVQRQLDGVAAGFDDTARTVTGIWNEALAQHRQTNEAHAQALGDALTRFADTFEQRSSALLDGVASRLDASAERAAEAWHTALAKQDATHAELADRNQQALAAAGDAFASHASTLVQSVNRSHADLQSALAARDEERLAAWAQKLDAISTELGAQWTAAGDATAHRQQAICDTLEATAANIAEQTQAHASQTLAEIGRLVEAASEAPRVAAEVVGELRQKLSDSMVRDTAMLEERSRLLATLETLLDAVNHASTEQRSAVDALVSTSAELLDRVGSRFAAQIESETGKLDTAAAQLTASAAEVAGLGEAFGAGVAQFAQTNDALMERLQQIAGALDASLARSDEQLAYYVAQAKEVVELSVLSQQQILADMQQLAGRRAPGKAAKA, translated from the coding sequence ATGATCAAGAATCTTCTCCTCGCTTCCGTGTTCGCGCTGGGCCTCGCCGCCATCGGCTGGATCGTCGTCGGCTACGTCGGCAGCAATCCGCTCGGCATGGCGGTCGCGCTGCTGATCGGCGCCTGCTATCTCGCCGGTGCGGTCGAGCTGTTCCGCTATCGCCAGGCCACCGTCACGCTGCGGGCGGCGGTCGGCGAACTGGCCGAGCCGCCGGCTGATCTGGGCAGCTGGCTGCAGCGCCTGCATCCCGGCCTGCGTCACGCGGTGCGTCTGCGCGTGGAAGGCGAGCGCGCCGCGCTGCCGGCGCCGGCGATGACGCCCTACCTGGTCGGCCTGCTGGTGCTGCTCGGCATGCTCGGCACCCTGCTCGGGATGATGGCCACGCTGCGCGGCACCGGCATGGCGCTGGAGAGCGCCACCGATCTCGCGGCGATCCGCGGCTCGCTGGCCGCACCGGTGAATGGCCTGGGTTTCGCCTTCGGCACCTCCATCGCCGGCGTCGCCAGTTCGGCGATGCTCGGCCTGCTCTCCGCGCTGGTCCGTCGCGAGCGGCTGCAGGCCGTGCAGGGGCTGGACGCGCGCATCGCCACCACCCTGCGCATCCACTCGCAGGCGCACCGTCGCGAAGAAAGCTTCCGCCTGCTGCAGCAGCAGGCCGCGGCGATGCCGGCGCTGGTCGATCGCCTGCAGGCGATGGCCGCCGCGCTGGAACAGCACAGCGCCGCCGCCCACGAGCGCCTGCACGCCGAGCAGCAGGCCTTCCACCGCCACACCGAAGCGGCCTACATGCGTCTGGCGCAGTCGGTCGAGCAGTCGCTGAAGGACAGCGCCGCCGACAGCGCACGCACCGCCAGCGACGTGCTGCAGCCGGTGGTGGAATCCACCCTGGCCAGCCTCGCCCGCGAGTCGGCGGCGATCCAGGCCAGCGTCAGCGCCGCCGTGCAGCGCCAGCTCGACGGCGTCGCCGCCGGCTTCGACGACACCGCGCGCACCGTCACCGGCATCTGGAACGAGGCGCTCGCCCAGCATCGCCAGACCAACGAAGCGCACGCGCAGGCGCTGGGCGATGCACTCACCCGCTTCGCCGACACCTTCGAGCAACGCTCGTCCGCCTTGCTGGACGGCGTGGCCAGCCGCCTCGACGCCAGTGCCGAGCGCGCCGCCGAGGCGTGGCACACCGCGCTGGCGAAACAGGACGCCACCCACGCCGAACTCGCCGATCGCAACCAGCAGGCTCTCGCCGCCGCCGGCGACGCCTTCGCATCGCACGCCAGCACGCTGGTGCAGTCGGTAAACCGCTCGCATGCCGATCTGCAGTCGGCACTGGCCGCGCGCGATGAGGAACGCCTCGCCGCCTGGGCGCAGAAGCTCGACGCCATCAGTACCGAACTCGGCGCGCAGTGGACCGCCGCCGGCGATGCCACCGCCCACCGCCAGCAGGCGATCTGCGACACGCTGGAAGCCACCGCCGCCAACATCGCCGAACAGACCCAGGCCCACGCCAGCCAGACCCTCGCCGAGATCGGCCGACTGGTCGAAGCGGCCTCCGAGGCACCGCGCGTGGCCGCCGAAGTGGTCGGCGAGCTGCGCCAGAAGCTGTCCGACTCGATGGTGCGCGACACCGCCATGCTGGAGGAACGCAGCCGCCTGCTGGCCACGCTGGAAACCCTGCTCGACGCGGTGAACCACGCCTCCACCGAGCAGCGCAGCGCGGTCGACGCGCTGGTCAGCACCTCCGCCGAACTGCTCGACCGCGTCGGCAGCCGCTTCGCCGCGCAGATCGAAAGCGAAACCGGCAAGCTCGATACCGCCGCCGCCCAGCTCACCGCCAGCGCCGCCGAAGTGGCCGGCCTGGGCGAAGCTTTCGGTGCCGGCGTGGCGCAGTTCGCGCAGACCAACGACGCACTGATGGAACGCCTGCAGCAGATCGCCGGCGCGCTCGACGCCTCGCTCGCACGCAGCGACGAGCAGCTCGCCTACTACGTGGCGCAGGCCAAGGAAGTGGTCGAGCTCAGCGTACTCTCGCAGCAGCAGATCCTCGCCGACATGCAGCAACTCGCCGGCCGCCGCGCCCCGGGCAAGGCGGCCAAGGCATGA
- a CDS encoding serine hydrolase domain-containing protein has protein sequence MRTPRWLLPLFAGLLTVSTAHAGRASDAALNALVEGAKASHSDTMLVLRDGKVLASYNRPGETPHAIEMMSATKSLVGLAVGRLVTEGKIKSIDEPVSDFYPEWKQGQKAKITVRMLLDHTSGLQNVPNTTVEIYPAPDGIKLALAAELSSPPGTRFSYNNKAMNLLAGVIEQASGMRMDHYIERTILQPMGIPGPAWNTDGGFDHAGHPYAMAGWKATAADAAKIGELVLADGRWHGKQLIDPAYIRAMVGQSQPFTPSYGLLWWRRGADRKMGVSAKAIDAMEQQGIDRVGLEQLRPLVPRTFAQPSELRPALTQALGAELPTLAKDIKAHGCGMDDLIEDRSGPIVAYEANGYLGQYIVVVPQAHLVAVRQIEADPSYDGKGPWPYGYDDFTARVIALARTYTSDLAVPSP, from the coding sequence ATGCGCACGCCCCGATGGTTACTCCCCTTGTTCGCCGGCCTGCTGACGGTCTCCACCGCGCACGCCGGCCGCGCGTCCGATGCGGCGTTGAACGCGCTGGTCGAGGGCGCCAAGGCTTCGCACAGCGACACGATGCTGGTGCTGCGCGACGGCAAGGTGCTCGCTTCCTACAACAGGCCCGGTGAGACGCCGCACGCGATCGAGATGATGTCGGCGACCAAGTCGCTGGTGGGCCTCGCTGTCGGGCGGCTGGTCACCGAAGGCAAGATCAAGTCGATCGACGAGCCGGTCAGCGATTTCTATCCGGAGTGGAAGCAGGGCCAGAAGGCCAAAATCACGGTGCGGATGCTGCTCGACCACACCTCCGGCCTGCAGAACGTGCCCAACACCACCGTGGAGATCTATCCCGCGCCGGATGGCATCAAGCTCGCGCTGGCGGCGGAGCTGAGCAGCCCGCCCGGCACCCGCTTCAGCTACAACAACAAGGCGATGAACCTGCTCGCCGGTGTCATCGAGCAGGCGTCCGGCATGCGCATGGATCACTACATCGAGCGCACGATCCTGCAGCCGATGGGCATCCCGGGGCCGGCCTGGAACACGGACGGCGGCTTCGACCATGCCGGACACCCCTATGCGATGGCCGGCTGGAAGGCCACCGCCGCCGACGCGGCGAAGATCGGCGAGCTGGTGCTGGCCGACGGCCGCTGGCACGGCAAGCAGCTGATCGACCCGGCGTACATCCGCGCGATGGTGGGCCAGAGCCAGCCCTTCACGCCCAGCTACGGTCTGCTCTGGTGGCGCCGCGGCGCCGACCGCAAGATGGGTGTCAGTGCCAAGGCGATCGACGCGATGGAGCAGCAGGGCATCGATCGGGTCGGCCTGGAACAACTGCGCCCGCTGGTGCCGCGCACCTTCGCCCAGCCGAGCGAACTGCGGCCGGCGCTCACGCAGGCGCTGGGTGCGGAGCTGCCCACCCTGGCCAAGGACATCAAGGCGCACGGCTGCGGCATGGACGACCTCATCGAGGATCGCTCCGGCCCGATCGTGGCCTACGAGGCCAACGGCTATCTCGGCCAGTACATCGTGGTGGTACCCCAGGCACACCTGGTCGCCGTGCGCCAGATCGAGGCTGACCCCAGCTACGACGGCAAAGGCCCCTGGCCCTATGGCTACGACGACTTCACCGCCCGCGTGATCGCCCTGGCCCGCACCTACACCAGCGACCTGGCGGTGCCATCGCCTTGA
- a CDS encoding NAD(P)-dependent oxidoreductase produces the protein MTEDLPLSLGFIGLGAMGEPMARHLLDCFGQLTVWNRSPARCAPLAEAGARVAGSAAELFAATRVVFLMLADGAAMDAVLERGTERFAVHVAGRTVVNTATVSPHYSKALEADIRAAGGAYVEAPVSGSRKPAEQGQLVAMLAGEPSAVAAVEPLLAATCRATVPCGAVPRALTMKFAVNIFLIASITGLAEAAHFAQAEGLDLKAWAGIVNASQMASDISRVKVDKLLADNLDAQAAITNVLETIRLIAETAQADDISAPLMEASLALYRRAEALGLGGSDMIAVVQAFSGA, from the coding sequence GTGACCGAAGATCTCCCCCTCTCCCTTGGCTTCATCGGCCTGGGGGCCATGGGCGAACCCATGGCCCGCCACCTGCTGGATTGTTTCGGCCAGCTCACCGTGTGGAACCGTTCGCCGGCGCGCTGCGCGCCACTGGCCGAGGCCGGCGCGCGGGTCGCCGGTTCCGCAGCGGAGCTGTTCGCGGCGACCCGGGTGGTGTTCCTGATGCTGGCCGACGGAGCCGCCATGGACGCGGTGCTGGAGCGCGGCACGGAGCGATTCGCGGTGCACGTCGCCGGGCGCACCGTCGTCAACACGGCCACCGTATCGCCGCATTATTCGAAGGCGCTGGAGGCGGACATCCGCGCGGCCGGCGGCGCGTACGTCGAGGCGCCAGTGTCGGGCTCGCGCAAACCGGCGGAGCAGGGTCAGCTGGTGGCGATGCTGGCGGGCGAGCCGTCCGCGGTCGCCGCGGTGGAGCCGCTGCTCGCGGCGACGTGCCGGGCCACCGTGCCCTGCGGCGCGGTGCCCCGCGCACTGACCATGAAGTTCGCCGTCAACATCTTCCTGATCGCCTCCATCACTGGGCTGGCGGAGGCGGCGCACTTCGCCCAGGCCGAGGGGCTGGACCTCAAGGCCTGGGCCGGCATCGTCAACGCCAGCCAGATGGCCAGCGACATCTCCCGGGTGAAGGTGGACAAGCTGCTGGCCGACAACCTCGACGCGCAGGCGGCCATCACCAACGTGCTGGAAACCATCCGCCTGATCGCGGAAACGGCGCAGGCCGACGATATCTCCGCGCCGCTGATGGAGGCCAGCCTCGCGCTGTACCGTCGCGCCGAGGCGCTGGGGCTGGGCGGATCGGACATGATCGCGGTGGTGCAGGCGTTTTCGGGCGCCTGA
- the ubiM gene encoding 5-demethoxyubiquinol-8 5-hydroxylase UbiM, producing the protein MRVDVAVVGGGPAGLCLAGALADAGLEVVVLERQPLLALADPADDGREIALTKASRERLERLGVWSRIDPAYIHPLRSARVMDGRGARPVEIAAPGHGVLGHLVSNAQIRRAAFEAADSRPSVQVVNHADVQDIAIEGSGVRLNCAGDLSVLARLAVAADSRFSAMRRLLGIGARMRDFGRSMLVCRMAHEQPHRQEAWEWFGYGQTLALLPLWEGQSSVVLTLPHHLAQAMQDLPPEDFARAMQERFDHRLGTMRLLGERHVYPLVGTYARRFVAPRCALVGDAAVGMHPVTAHGFNFGLQSAETLATHLRGALQSGRDIGSPHVLAAYEQTHRRATAPLYLATGLIASLYTDDRPPARLLRGALLGVAGRMPLFRRLVAAHLTRPAGLV; encoded by the coding sequence ATGCGGGTGGACGTGGCGGTGGTGGGGGGCGGGCCGGCGGGCCTGTGCCTGGCCGGGGCGCTGGCCGATGCGGGGCTCGAGGTGGTCGTGCTGGAGCGGCAACCGCTGCTGGCGCTGGCCGACCCGGCCGACGACGGCCGCGAGATCGCGCTGACGAAAGCCTCGCGCGAACGACTGGAACGGCTCGGCGTGTGGTCGCGGATCGACCCGGCGTATATCCATCCGCTGCGTTCGGCACGGGTGATGGACGGCCGCGGCGCCCGCCCGGTGGAGATCGCCGCACCGGGCCACGGCGTGCTCGGCCACCTGGTCAGCAACGCGCAGATCCGCCGCGCCGCGTTCGAAGCGGCGGACAGCCGCCCCTCCGTGCAGGTGGTCAACCACGCCGACGTGCAGGACATCGCCATCGAAGGCAGCGGCGTGCGCCTGAACTGTGCCGGCGACTTGTCCGTGCTGGCGCGGCTGGCGGTGGCGGCGGACAGCCGCTTCTCGGCCATGCGCCGGCTGCTCGGCATCGGGGCGCGCATGCGCGACTTCGGCCGCAGCATGCTGGTGTGCCGCATGGCGCACGAGCAGCCGCACCGGCAGGAAGCCTGGGAATGGTTCGGCTACGGCCAGACACTGGCCCTGCTGCCGCTATGGGAGGGGCAGTCCTCGGTGGTGCTGACCTTGCCGCACCACCTGGCCCAGGCGATGCAGGATCTCCCGCCCGAGGATTTCGCCCGCGCCATGCAGGAACGCTTCGACCATCGCCTCGGCACCATGCGCCTGCTCGGCGAACGCCACGTGTACCCGCTGGTGGGCACCTACGCACGACGCTTCGTGGCGCCGCGCTGCGCGCTGGTCGGCGACGCCGCCGTCGGCATGCACCCGGTCACCGCCCACGGCTTCAACTTCGGCCTGCAGAGTGCCGAGACGCTGGCCACGCATCTGCGTGGCGCGCTGCAGAGCGGTCGCGACATCGGCAGCCCGCACGTGCTGGCGGCCTACGAGCAGACCCACCGCCGCGCCACCGCGCCGCTGTACCTCGCCACCGGGCTGATCGCGTCGCTGTACACCGACGATCGGCCACCCGCGCGCCTGCTGCGCGGCGCCCTGCTCGGCGTCGCCGGCCGCATGCCGCTGTTCCGCCGGCTGGTGGCCGCCCATCTCACGCGGCCCGCCGGGCTCGTTTGA
- a CDS encoding DUF3348 domain-containing protein encodes MAQATLRPTVRGPTFIRLLARLAELDVAAPGSSLPGQLGQWLDWKHALSLAAALDSRPAASEDPVTVPDDLPAECARARETLLAALRHDPLLASDTPPADEPDFAPYRQLYLARQRAAQATVGRLRGRLRDALMAASPEQARLAEVDAVMEVALTPHEHGLLAKVPALLERRFESLRRTGQPHWHDAFRREMQSVLLAELDLRFQPVDALLAALCTTQESA; translated from the coding sequence ATGGCGCAAGCAACCCTCCGCCCGACGGTCCGCGGACCCACCTTCATTCGTCTGCTGGCGCGCCTGGCAGAGCTGGATGTGGCTGCGCCCGGATCGTCGTTGCCCGGGCAGCTGGGGCAGTGGCTGGACTGGAAACACGCGCTGTCGCTCGCTGCGGCGCTGGACAGTCGCCCGGCCGCATCGGAGGACCCGGTCACGGTGCCGGATGATCTGCCCGCCGAGTGCGCGCGGGCGCGAGAGACCCTGCTTGCCGCGCTCAGGCACGATCCCTTGCTCGCTTCGGACACGCCGCCCGCGGACGAGCCCGATTTCGCGCCGTATCGCCAGCTCTACCTCGCCCGCCAGCGCGCCGCGCAGGCGACCGTCGGCCGCTTGCGCGGCCGGCTGCGCGACGCACTCATGGCGGCCTCGCCCGAACAGGCCCGGCTCGCCGAAGTCGACGCGGTGATGGAGGTGGCGCTCACCCCGCACGAACACGGCCTGCTGGCCAAGGTGCCGGCGCTTTTGGAGCGGCGCTTCGAATCCCTGCGGCGCACAGGTCAACCCCACTGGCACGACGCCTTCCGCCGCGAGATGCAAAGCGTGCTGCTGGCCGAGCTGGATCTCCGCTTTCAACCGGTCGACGCGCTGCTCGCCGCGCTGTGCACCACCCAAGAGTCCGCATGA
- a CDS encoding AAA family ATPase: MLKSLKLKGVGPAELFGPVEFAPRLNFITGDNGLGKSFLLDIAWWALTRTWARNSPAVPRRGVELASIDYAYSKATPGDFKETSTFKREYQLWPTKQGRPPIPGVVIYAGVDGSFSVWDPSRNYWSSKEDALNRERLRSFDFTPEQVWKGLVGNDGTRHCNGLIQDWVLWQKGRDPAFADLIKVLKALSPSDEEVLAPGEPVRIGLDVTDYPSLKMPYGQSVALIHASAGMRRIAALAYLLVWTWREHRLASEQIGKPPAREIVFLIDEIECHLHPQWQRRIVPALLSVMQALTDQQVPVQVILATHSPLILASAEPTFDESQDAVFGIALRDGQACITQEVWAKQGDVVNWLVSDAFGLRQARSVEAEQAIEAAEAFMRDDVGKLPEVLNSKEKIHQALERTLPGGDHFWPRWIVWSDAREATTAGEGPA, translated from the coding sequence ATGTTGAAGTCATTGAAACTCAAGGGAGTCGGGCCGGCCGAGTTGTTTGGGCCGGTGGAGTTTGCCCCACGGCTGAACTTCATCACCGGGGACAACGGGCTTGGTAAGAGTTTCTTGCTCGACATCGCTTGGTGGGCGCTGACCCGGACGTGGGCGCGTAACTCGCCAGCGGTTCCGCGACGCGGAGTAGAGCTTGCAAGTATCGACTACGCCTATTCAAAGGCGACTCCGGGCGACTTTAAAGAGACGAGTACGTTCAAGCGAGAATATCAGCTGTGGCCTACGAAACAGGGGCGCCCCCCTATCCCAGGTGTGGTTATCTATGCAGGAGTGGACGGGAGTTTTTCGGTTTGGGATCCCTCGCGCAACTATTGGAGTTCCAAAGAGGATGCTTTGAACCGAGAGCGGCTCCGCTCGTTCGATTTCACGCCTGAGCAGGTGTGGAAGGGGCTGGTTGGAAATGACGGGACACGCCACTGCAATGGCCTGATTCAGGATTGGGTGCTCTGGCAGAAGGGACGGGACCCAGCTTTTGCTGATTTGATAAAGGTGCTCAAAGCCCTCTCACCATCTGACGAAGAGGTACTAGCACCTGGAGAACCAGTTCGAATCGGCTTGGATGTAACCGACTACCCCTCCCTAAAGATGCCTTACGGTCAGAGCGTAGCGCTTATCCATGCCTCGGCAGGCATGCGCCGTATCGCGGCCCTCGCGTATCTCCTTGTTTGGACATGGCGCGAGCACCGACTAGCAAGCGAGCAGATCGGGAAGCCCCCCGCACGCGAAATTGTTTTCCTGATCGATGAGATCGAATGCCACCTGCATCCCCAGTGGCAGCGGCGGATCGTGCCGGCTCTGCTAAGCGTCATGCAAGCATTGACTGACCAACAGGTGCCCGTACAAGTAATTCTGGCGACCCACTCTCCACTTATTTTGGCTTCGGCGGAACCCACCTTCGACGAGTCGCAAGATGCAGTATTCGGCATCGCATTGCGCGATGGTCAGGCATGCATCACGCAAGAAGTTTGGGCTAAGCAAGGAGACGTAGTTAATTGGCTTGTCTCAGATGCCTTTGGCTTACGACAGGCGCGCTCGGTCGAAGCCGAGCAAGCGATCGAAGCTGCTGAAGCGTTCATGCGTGACGACGTCGGCAAGCTCCCAGAAGTCTTAAATTCGAAGGAGAAAATTCATCAGGCTCTTGAGCGCACGCTCCCTGGTGGCGATCACTTTTGGCCGCGCTGGATCGTGTGGTCCGATGCGCGAGAAGCGACGACAGCAGGCGAGGGTCCGGCATGA